One segment of Niveibacterium microcysteis DNA contains the following:
- the apbC gene encoding iron-sulfur cluster carrier protein ApbC produces the protein MSLSQQQLLEHVGSLTDPNTGKPYAAAKAVKAASIDGGRAKVTIELGYPASSQFAAIRAQIETAVKALPGVESVAVEVSSRIVPHTVQGNVKLLPGVKNIIAVSSGKGGVGKSTTAVNLALALASEGARVGILDADIYGPSQPQMLGLNDARPESEDGKTMIPLQAHGLQANSIGFLVDVEQPMVWRGPMATQALRQLLMDTNWDDLDYLVIDMPPGTGDIQLTLAQIVPVTGAVIVTTPQDIALLDARKGLKMFEKVGIPILGIVENMSIHICSNCGHQEHIFGAGGGEKMCADYGVPFLGGLPLDIRIREQTDSGSPTVVADPTGPLADAYRGIARKVAISIAERQRDMRFKFPNIVVQNT, from the coding sequence ATGAGTCTCAGCCAGCAACAGCTTCTCGAACACGTCGGCAGCCTGACCGACCCTAACACCGGCAAACCCTACGCCGCAGCCAAGGCCGTGAAGGCCGCATCGATCGATGGCGGCCGCGCCAAGGTAACGATCGAGCTTGGTTACCCGGCCAGCAGCCAGTTCGCTGCGATCCGTGCGCAAATCGAGACCGCAGTGAAGGCGCTGCCGGGCGTCGAGTCGGTTGCAGTGGAAGTCAGCAGCCGCATCGTGCCGCACACGGTTCAGGGCAACGTGAAGCTGTTGCCGGGCGTGAAGAACATCATCGCGGTGTCGTCCGGCAAGGGCGGCGTCGGCAAGAGCACGACGGCGGTGAACCTCGCGTTGGCGTTGGCCAGCGAAGGCGCGCGGGTCGGCATTCTGGATGCCGATATCTACGGCCCGAGCCAGCCTCAGATGCTGGGTCTGAACGATGCGCGGCCCGAGAGTGAAGACGGCAAGACCATGATTCCGCTGCAGGCTCACGGGCTGCAGGCGAATTCGATCGGTTTCCTGGTCGATGTCGAGCAGCCGATGGTGTGGCGTGGGCCGATGGCTACGCAAGCGCTGCGCCAGTTGCTGATGGATACCAATTGGGACGATCTCGACTACCTGGTGATCGACATGCCACCGGGCACCGGCGACATCCAGCTCACCCTGGCGCAGATCGTGCCGGTGACCGGCGCGGTGATCGTTACCACCCCGCAGGACATTGCGCTGCTCGATGCCCGCAAGGGCCTGAAGATGTTCGAGAAGGTCGGCATCCCGATCCTTGGCATCGTCGAGAACATGAGCATCCACATCTGCTCGAACTGCGGGCACCAGGAACACATCTTTGGCGCCGGTGGTGGCGAGAAGATGTGTGCCGATTACGGCGTGCCCTTCCTTGGTGGCCTGCCGCTGGATATCCGCATCCGCGAGCAGACGGATTCGGGCTCGCCGACCGTGGTGGCCGACCCGACCGGGCCGCTGGCCGACGCCTACCGCGGCATCGCACGCAAGGTGGCGATCTCGATTGCGGAGCGTCAGCGCGACATGCGCTTCAAATTTCCGAATATCGTGGTGCAGAACACCTAA
- the metG gene encoding methionine--tRNA ligase gives MTAPHRKLFVTTALPYANAAFHIGHIMEYTQADIWVRYQRMRGHEVHFVCADDAHGAPIMLKAEAEGITPQALVAGIAAGRPQYLDGFHIRFDNWHSTDSPENVELSQDIYVRLREAGFIDRKVIEQFFDPVKSMFLPDRYIKGECPRCGAKDQYGDNCESCGAVYAPTELKNPYSALSGATPVIKQSEHFFFRLSDPRCVEFLRGWTQDGRLQPQIANKAKEWLESGDGLADWDISRDEPYFGIPIPDAPGKYFYVWLDAPIGYLASLKNHFHKLGGDMAAFLADKQTEQIHFIGKDIVYFHCLFWPAMLHFAGTPYKVPNNVFVHGFMTVSGEKMSKSRGTGISPLRYLELGMNAEWMRYYIAAKLNANVEDVDFTSEDFLARVNSDLIGKYVNIASRCAGFVTKRFGGKVSTEFGTEGAALLSAIAAAAGPVGDFLEGREYSKAIREIMALADRTNEYVNANAPWELAKQEGREADLHRVCSVALNAFARLTRMLAPVMPAVAGKVGRLFNCDFSRWDDSSLLATINPYEHLMTRVDPKQLEALFPPPENIPPTAPEQPQRHSQHQTHEAVEEAKKADEFEPFISIDDFGKVDLRIAKIVSAEHVEGAAKLLKLQLDIGEAKPRQVFAGIKSAYDPATLVGRLTVMVANLAPRKMKFGMSEGMVLAASDDTGNTPGLFILSPDSGATPGMRVR, from the coding sequence ATGACCGCGCCACATCGCAAGCTCTTCGTCACGACCGCCCTGCCCTACGCGAACGCCGCCTTCCATATCGGCCACATCATGGAATACACCCAGGCCGACATCTGGGTGCGGTATCAGCGAATGCGCGGTCACGAAGTGCACTTCGTCTGCGCGGACGATGCGCACGGCGCGCCGATCATGCTCAAGGCCGAGGCCGAGGGCATCACGCCGCAGGCGTTGGTCGCCGGCATTGCGGCTGGCCGCCCGCAGTACCTCGATGGCTTCCATATCCGCTTCGACAACTGGCACTCGACCGATTCGCCGGAGAACGTCGAACTGTCGCAGGACATCTACGTGCGACTGCGCGAAGCGGGCTTCATCGACCGCAAGGTGATCGAGCAGTTCTTCGACCCGGTCAAGTCGATGTTCCTGCCCGACCGCTACATCAAGGGCGAGTGCCCGCGCTGTGGCGCGAAGGATCAGTACGGCGACAACTGCGAGAGCTGCGGTGCGGTGTACGCACCGACCGAGCTGAAGAACCCGTACTCGGCGCTCTCGGGCGCCACGCCGGTGATCAAGCAGTCGGAACACTTCTTTTTCCGCCTGTCGGACCCGCGCTGCGTCGAGTTCCTGCGCGGCTGGACCCAGGACGGCCGGCTGCAGCCGCAGATCGCCAACAAGGCGAAGGAGTGGCTGGAGTCCGGTGACGGGCTCGCGGACTGGGACATCTCGCGCGACGAACCGTATTTCGGCATTCCGATCCCCGATGCGCCGGGCAAGTATTTCTATGTCTGGCTGGATGCGCCGATCGGTTACCTCGCGAGCCTGAAGAACCATTTCCACAAGCTCGGCGGTGACATGGCCGCCTTCCTCGCCGATAAGCAGACCGAACAGATCCACTTCATCGGCAAGGACATCGTCTACTTCCACTGCCTCTTCTGGCCCGCGATGCTGCATTTCGCCGGCACGCCTTACAAGGTGCCGAACAACGTCTTCGTGCATGGCTTCATGACCGTGTCGGGCGAGAAGATGAGCAAGTCGCGCGGCACCGGCATCTCGCCGCTGCGCTACCTGGAACTCGGCATGAACGCCGAGTGGATGCGCTACTACATCGCCGCCAAGCTCAACGCCAACGTCGAGGATGTGGATTTCACCTCCGAGGATTTCCTCGCCCGCGTCAATTCCGACCTGATCGGCAAGTACGTGAACATCGCCAGCCGCTGCGCCGGTTTCGTCACCAAACGCTTCGGCGGCAAGGTCTCGACCGAGTTCGGCACCGAGGGTGCCGCGCTGCTGTCGGCCATCGCCGCGGCAGCCGGCCCGGTCGGCGACTTCCTGGAAGGCCGTGAGTACTCGAAGGCGATCCGCGAAATCATGGCGCTGGCCGATCGCACCAACGAATACGTCAATGCCAATGCCCCGTGGGAACTGGCGAAGCAGGAAGGCCGCGAAGCGGACCTGCACCGCGTCTGCTCGGTGGCGCTGAACGCCTTCGCGCGCCTCACCCGCATGCTGGCGCCGGTGATGCCTGCCGTGGCGGGCAAGGTGGGCCGTCTGTTCAACTGCGATTTCTCGCGTTGGGACGACAGCAGCCTGCTGGCAACGATCAACCCCTACGAGCATCTGATGACCCGCGTCGATCCCAAGCAACTTGAGGCCTTGTTCCCGCCGCCCGAAAACATCCCGCCGACGGCGCCGGAGCAGCCCCAGCGCCACAGCCAGCACCAGACGCACGAAGCGGTGGAAGAAGCGAAGAAGGCTGACGAGTTCGAGCCCTTCATCAGCATCGATGACTTCGGCAAGGTCGATCTGCGCATCGCGAAGATCGTCTCGGCCGAGCATGTCGAAGGCGCTGCCAAGCTGCTGAAGCTGCAGTTGGATATCGGCGAAGCGAAGCCGCGCCAGGTCTTCGCCGGAATCAAGTCGGCCTACGACCCGGCCACGCTGGTCGGCCGCCTCACGGTGATGGTAGCCAACCTCGCGCCGCGCAAAATGAAGTTCGGCATGAGTGAAGGCATGGTGCTCGCCGCATCGGATGACACCGGCAACACGCCGGGCCTGTTCATTCTGTCGCCGGATTCGGGCGCAACGCCCGGCATGCGGGTCCGCTGA
- a CDS encoding CidA/LrgA family protein, which produces MLEGLLALLVFQLVGEGLARLLHLPIPGPVLGLLGLFAVLRARPHWIERLRPTAEMLHGHLALLFVPAGVGVVMFLPRLRAEWLPIVVALLVSTSVGLVVTAWVAHRLAPEPESPQEDES; this is translated from the coding sequence ATGCTGGAAGGCCTGCTCGCCCTGCTCGTATTTCAACTGGTGGGCGAGGGGCTTGCGCGCCTGCTGCATCTGCCGATCCCCGGCCCGGTGCTCGGCCTGCTGGGGCTTTTCGCGGTGCTGCGCGCCCGGCCGCACTGGATCGAACGGCTGCGGCCGACGGCAGAAATGCTGCATGGCCATCTCGCGCTGCTGTTCGTGCCAGCCGGCGTGGGTGTCGTGATGTTCCTGCCGCGGCTGCGGGCCGAATGGCTGCCGATTGTCGTCGCGCTGCTGGTCAGCACCTCGGTCGGCCTGGTCGTCACGGCCTGGGTCGCGCACCGGCTGGCGCCCGAGCCGGAGTCGCCGCAGGAGGACGAATCGTGA
- a CDS encoding LrgB family protein, with protein sequence MTVLPIRDDIFRLWVYLSASPLFALSATLGAYLLALALARRLNNHPLANPVAITIVLLATGISLVGEDYQRYFEGAQFVHFLLGPATVAFAVPMAAMWSRMRRIRLALAVGLIGGGAAGAASAVLTAWALGASHETLLALIPKSVTTPIAMGITEQIGGPPSLTAVFCILTGVVGAVAGPSLLDNFGVHRPAVRGFALGTAAHGIGTARAFQEHPEAGAFAGLALGIHGLVAAMLIPLIVALWLKLV encoded by the coding sequence GTGACGGTGCTGCCGATCCGCGACGACATCTTCCGGCTGTGGGTCTATCTATCGGCCTCGCCACTGTTCGCGCTGAGCGCGACGCTGGGCGCCTACCTGCTGGCGCTGGCGCTGGCGCGCCGCCTCAACAACCATCCGCTGGCCAACCCGGTCGCGATCACGATCGTGCTGCTGGCGACCGGCATCTCGCTCGTTGGCGAGGACTATCAGCGCTACTTCGAAGGTGCACAGTTCGTGCACTTCCTGCTCGGCCCCGCTACGGTGGCGTTCGCGGTGCCGATGGCCGCGATGTGGTCGCGCATGCGGCGCATCCGCCTCGCGCTTGCGGTGGGCCTGATCGGCGGCGGCGCGGCCGGTGCCGCCAGTGCGGTGCTCACCGCGTGGGCGTTGGGCGCCAGCCACGAAACGCTGCTGGCCCTGATTCCGAAGTCCGTCACCACGCCTATCGCGATGGGTATCACCGAACAGATCGGCGGGCCGCCATCGCTGACTGCAGTGTTCTGCATTCTCACCGGCGTGGTCGGCGCCGTGGCCGGCCCCAGCCTGCTCGACAACTTCGGCGTACATCGCCCCGCGGTGCGGGGCTTTGCGCTGGGCACCGCTGCGCACGGTATCGGCACCGCGCGGGCCTTTCAGGAACACCCGGAGGCCGGCGCCTTCGCGGGCCTCGCGCTCGGCATCCACGGGCTGGTCGCGGCAATGCTGATTCCGCTGATCGTTGCACTGTGGCTGAAGCTGGTGTGA
- a CDS encoding SulP family inorganic anion transporter: MTPPTVNALERFTVINFKPKLFVTLPGYSRQQLTQDLSAGLTVGVLALPLAMAFAIASGMSPTAGIWTAIVAGLLIAALGGSRVQIGGPTGAFIPIIYGIVAHYGVQNLLIATMLAGAILVGLALARLGSLIRFIPRTVVIGFTNGIAVVIFLAQIKDFLGLPIENLPAEFFAKVRTLFYAVPHADVPTVLLAFTSLGVLLGWNRMAKRVAWMARVPGPLAVLVIATAANAVLKLPVETIGSRFGGIPQAIPPISLPELTLSDLGRLISPAITIALLGAIESLLSARVADAAIEDRHDPNQELMAQGLANLAAPLFGGFAATGAIARTATNVRSGGRTPVAGIAHSITLLLVVLIAAPAAAYVPLATLSAIVVLVSINMGEWHEFRELRRYSLNYRVVLLATFLITVIFDLTLAVEIGMVLASLFFIYRVQTLSGVERLALPAQGPDGASNEGIAAFHLFGSMFFGSVGKIEDELDVKQLEGTIVVLDMYKVINLDTTALEMLDNLLRDLRKAKADLVLCGLNKQPLSIIQRSGFADRLGNNHFCDTLQAGVEEARLLRKLA, encoded by the coding sequence ATGACCCCACCTACCGTCAATGCATTGGAGCGCTTCACCGTGATCAACTTCAAACCGAAACTGTTCGTCACCCTGCCCGGCTATAGCCGGCAACAACTCACACAAGACCTCTCGGCCGGCCTGACCGTCGGCGTGCTCGCGCTACCGCTTGCGATGGCTTTTGCGATTGCCAGCGGCATGTCGCCCACCGCAGGCATCTGGACCGCCATCGTCGCCGGCCTGCTGATTGCAGCCCTTGGCGGGTCACGAGTACAGATCGGCGGCCCGACCGGCGCCTTCATCCCGATCATCTACGGCATCGTCGCGCACTACGGCGTGCAGAATCTGCTGATCGCGACGATGCTGGCCGGTGCGATCCTCGTTGGCCTCGCGCTCGCGCGGCTCGGCAGCCTGATCCGCTTCATCCCGCGCACCGTGGTGATCGGCTTCACCAACGGCATCGCAGTGGTGATCTTCCTCGCACAGATCAAGGATTTCCTCGGCCTGCCGATCGAAAACCTGCCGGCCGAGTTCTTCGCCAAGGTCCGCACGCTGTTCTATGCGGTCCCACATGCCGATGTGCCCACGGTGCTCCTCGCCTTCACATCGCTTGGCGTATTGCTGGGCTGGAACCGCATGGCAAAGCGTGTGGCATGGATGGCGCGGGTGCCCGGCCCGCTCGCGGTGCTGGTCATCGCAACGGCGGCCAACGCCGTGCTGAAGCTGCCGGTGGAAACCATTGGCAGTCGCTTCGGCGGCATCCCCCAGGCGATCCCGCCGATCAGCCTGCCCGAACTGACGCTCTCCGATCTTGGCCGCCTGATTTCGCCGGCCATCACCATTGCGCTGCTCGGCGCAATCGAATCGCTGTTGTCGGCACGGGTGGCGGATGCCGCGATCGAGGACCGCCACGACCCCAACCAGGAGTTGATGGCACAGGGGCTCGCGAATCTGGCGGCGCCACTGTTCGGCGGCTTTGCCGCCACTGGCGCCATCGCCCGCACCGCAACCAACGTGCGCAGTGGCGGCCGCACGCCGGTTGCCGGCATCGCCCACTCGATCACCCTGCTGCTGGTGGTGCTGATCGCCGCGCCGGCGGCCGCCTATGTGCCGCTGGCAACCCTGTCGGCGATCGTCGTGCTGGTATCGATCAACATGGGCGAGTGGCATGAGTTCCGCGAACTGCGGCGCTATTCCCTGAACTACCGCGTCGTGCTGCTGGCGACTTTCCTGATCACGGTGATCTTCGACCTCACGCTGGCGGTCGAAATCGGCATGGTGCTGGCGAGCCTGTTCTTCATCTACCGGGTTCAGACGCTGTCGGGTGTAGAACGCCTCGCCCTGCCGGCACAGGGGCCTGACGGCGCGAGCAACGAAGGCATCGCGGCCTTCCACCTGTTCGGCTCGATGTTCTTCGGCTCGGTCGGCAAGATCGAAGATGAACTCGACGTAAAGCAACTCGAAGGCACAATCGTGGTGCTGGACATGTACAAGGTGATCAACCTCGACACCACCGCACTGGAAATGCTCGACAACCTGCTGCGCGACCTGCGCAAGGCAAAGGCGGACCTTGTGCTGTGCGGCCTCAACAAGCAGCCGCTGTCGATCATCCAGCGCTCCGGCTTCGCTGACCGTCTTGGCAACAACCACTTCTGTGACACGCTGCAAGCGGGCGTGGAAGAGGCACGACTTCTGAGGAAACTGGCATGA
- a CDS encoding acylphosphatase, whose translation MKTLRTEHLLITGVVQGVGYRWSMVQVAERLEIAGWVRNRRDGSVEAFVRGRPEAIEALVTWARRGPPAARVTEVLRNPAEDDDSVTWGFSERPTV comes from the coding sequence ATGAAGACACTGCGCACCGAACACCTGCTGATCACCGGCGTCGTCCAGGGCGTTGGCTACCGCTGGTCGATGGTGCAGGTGGCCGAACGACTCGAGATCGCCGGCTGGGTGCGCAATCGCCGCGATGGCAGCGTGGAGGCCTTCGTGCGCGGCCGGCCAGAAGCCATCGAGGCGCTCGTGACCTGGGCTCGACGCGGCCCGCCGGCCGCGCGGGTCACCGAGGTGTTGCGCAATCCGGCCGAAGATGACGATTCGGTGACATGGGGTTTTTCCGAGCGCCCGACGGTCTAG
- a CDS encoding peroxiredoxin — protein sequence MAVLVGKQAPDFVATAVLGNNEIVENYKLSDALKGKYGVIFFYPLDFTFVCPSELIAFDHRLEEFKQRGVEVIGVSIDSQFTHLAWKNTPVNNGGIGQVGYTLVADIKHDICRAYDVEAAGGVAFRGSFLIDKAGVVRHQVVNDLPLGRNVDEMIRMVDALQFTEEHGEVCPAGWNKGKAGMKASTAGVAEYLASHAKEL from the coding sequence ATGGCTGTTCTCGTCGGCAAGCAAGCCCCGGATTTCGTCGCAACCGCCGTTCTCGGCAACAACGAGATCGTTGAAAACTACAAGCTGTCGGACGCCCTCAAGGGCAAGTACGGCGTGATCTTCTTCTACCCGCTGGATTTCACCTTCGTCTGCCCGTCCGAGCTGATCGCCTTCGACCATCGCCTGGAAGAGTTCAAGCAGCGCGGCGTTGAAGTGATCGGCGTCTCGATCGACTCGCAATTCACCCACCTCGCGTGGAAGAACACCCCGGTCAACAACGGCGGTATCGGCCAAGTCGGCTACACCCTGGTTGCCGACATCAAGCACGACATCTGCCGTGCCTACGACGTGGAAGCCGCCGGTGGTGTCGCGTTCCGCGGCTCCTTCCTGATCGACAAGGCCGGCGTCGTGCGTCACCAGGTCGTCAATGACCTGCCGCTGGGCCGCAACGTCGACGAAATGATCCGCATGGTCGATGCGCTGCAATTCACGGAAGAGCACGGCGAGGTCTGCCCGGCAGGCTGGAACAAGGGCAAGGCCGGCATGAAGGCCTCGACCGCCGGTGTCGCCGAGTACCTGGCCAGCCACGCCAAGGAACTGTAA
- a CDS encoding EAL domain-containing protein encodes MHAVRHIPLALASLTATAPAFASDAGGGAGMWIWISVIAILMAALAIVVAIEARRRTETLKQLRDEARTEAERFRKTIEGTNAVAWEFDPTNNLCSYVSPQAELLLGFPLNAWTQPGFWRENIHPEDRSFVIEFFRAQTELGYDHELEYRMLHADGQTVFVRDMRTVHRKPDGSIDRISSLLINLSVHKATEAALEDSEARFRSTFEQAAVGIAMCSLAGRYSRVNRRFTEISGYSEADLLQMGFRELVHADDAQRFDAQLMPLAGSDREVITLEMRIRRRDGSLVWVAMTVSVVRALSRDPSQYMVVIEDISGRKQTEAVLRESEARMRTIISSLDEGIVMRNAAGDVEVCNEAVAKIYGMTLAEFYRFRLDSGQIEFVFADGSQRAAETLPPMLALAGDEPVADMIAFRNQDGEIRTLWTKSTPLHREDDPRPYAVVTTVTDMTQRLQGEAELRLAASVFENSVEAIVVAGADRNIVRVNPAFSTVTGFEVRDVIGHSLPDVTGSRHETGFFEGVWRSIERDGFWQGEVWNTRKNGKAFPAWLSISSVRDHDGLISNYVAVFSDITERKANEARIAYLAHHDPLTGLPNRALMQDRLSQSLARAHRERTMVGLLFLDLDRFKMINDSLGHHAGDRLLQQVAERVRTCVRDSDTICRQGGDEFIIVLNDMPNTRAPARVAEKILGSLAEPFDVDTHRIGTSFSIGIAVYPNDGRDPESLMKNADTAMYHAKESGRNTFRFFTEAMNANALERLQLENALRQAVERNELTLYYQPQVSLKDGMVVGAEALLRWQHPQRGFISPARFIPIAEESGLIVPIGRWVLREACRQARAWEKQGLPPIMMAVNMSALQFRRDNVVAMVREVLEETGHEPDRVELELTESLLMENAGEVLSTIQQLKGLGVRLSIDDFGTGYSSLSYLKRFAVDRLKIDQSFVRDVPIDSDDAAIVRAIIQLGEALKLDVIAEGAETIAQVEFLRREGCSEAQGYYWCPPVPPGVFQSMLHRGIITPEADRAMLSIG; translated from the coding sequence ATGCACGCAGTACGCCACATCCCGCTCGCACTTGCTTCCCTCACCGCCACCGCACCGGCCTTTGCCAGCGACGCTGGCGGCGGCGCCGGCATGTGGATCTGGATCTCGGTCATCGCGATCCTCATGGCTGCGCTGGCAATCGTGGTCGCCATCGAGGCGCGCCGCCGCACCGAGACGCTGAAACAGCTGCGCGATGAGGCGCGTACCGAAGCCGAACGCTTTCGCAAGACGATCGAAGGCACCAATGCCGTGGCGTGGGAGTTCGACCCCACCAACAACCTGTGCAGCTATGTCTCGCCCCAGGCTGAGCTGCTGCTGGGATTTCCGCTGAACGCCTGGACGCAACCGGGTTTCTGGCGCGAGAACATTCATCCGGAAGATCGCAGCTTCGTCATCGAGTTCTTCCGCGCGCAGACCGAACTCGGCTACGACCATGAACTTGAGTACCGGATGCTGCATGCCGACGGCCAGACCGTCTTCGTGCGCGACATGCGGACAGTGCACCGCAAGCCCGATGGCAGCATCGATCGCATCAGCAGCCTGCTGATCAACCTGTCGGTGCACAAGGCCACCGAGGCCGCACTCGAAGACAGCGAAGCCCGCTTCCGCTCCACCTTCGAACAGGCCGCGGTAGGTATCGCGATGTGTTCGCTGGCCGGGCGCTACTCGCGCGTCAACCGCCGATTCACCGAGATCTCCGGCTATTCCGAAGCGGATCTGCTGCAGATGGGCTTCCGCGAGTTGGTTCACGCGGACGACGCCCAGCGCTTTGACGCCCAGTTGATGCCCCTCGCCGGATCCGACCGCGAGGTGATCACGCTCGAAATGCGCATCCGCCGGCGCGATGGCAGCCTGGTGTGGGTCGCCATGACGGTCAGCGTGGTCCGCGCCTTGTCGCGCGATCCGAGCCAGTACATGGTCGTGATCGAGGACATCAGCGGCCGCAAGCAGACCGAAGCGGTGCTGCGTGAGAGCGAAGCGCGCATGCGCACCATCATCAGCTCGCTCGACGAAGGCATCGTGATGCGCAACGCAGCCGGTGACGTCGAGGTGTGCAACGAGGCGGTCGCAAAGATCTACGGCATGACGCTGGCGGAGTTCTACCGCTTCCGGCTGGACTCGGGCCAGATCGAATTCGTATTCGCGGACGGTTCCCAGCGCGCCGCGGAAACCCTGCCGCCCATGCTTGCTCTCGCCGGTGACGAACCGGTGGCGGACATGATCGCCTTCCGCAACCAAGACGGCGAGATCCGGACCCTCTGGACCAAATCCACGCCGCTGCATCGCGAGGACGACCCCCGCCCGTATGCGGTGGTCACAACCGTCACGGACATGACGCAACGCCTGCAGGGCGAAGCAGAATTGCGCCTCGCCGCATCGGTGTTCGAGAACAGCGTCGAAGCCATCGTCGTCGCCGGGGCGGACCGCAACATCGTGCGGGTGAACCCCGCTTTCAGCACCGTCACCGGGTTTGAAGTGCGCGACGTGATCGGGCACAGCCTGCCGGATGTGACCGGTAGCCGCCATGAAACCGGCTTCTTCGAGGGCGTCTGGCGCAGCATCGAACGCGACGGCTTCTGGCAAGGCGAGGTCTGGAACACCCGCAAGAACGGCAAAGCGTTCCCGGCCTGGCTGTCGATCAGCTCGGTGCGCGACCACGATGGTCTGATATCGAACTACGTCGCGGTGTTCTCGGACATTACCGAGCGCAAGGCGAACGAGGCCCGCATCGCCTACCTGGCCCACCACGATCCGCTGACCGGCCTGCCCAACCGCGCGCTGATGCAGGATCGACTGTCCCAGTCGCTGGCCCGTGCGCACCGCGAGCGCACGATGGTCGGCCTGCTGTTCCTCGATCTCGATCGTTTCAAGATGATCAACGACTCGCTCGGCCACCACGCCGGCGATCGCCTGCTGCAGCAGGTCGCCGAACGGGTGCGTACCTGCGTGCGGGACTCGGACACGATCTGCCGCCAGGGCGGTGACGAGTTCATCATCGTGCTCAACGACATGCCCAACACCCGCGCACCTGCGCGCGTGGCAGAAAAGATCCTGGGCTCGCTGGCCGAGCCCTTCGATGTGGATACCCACCGGATCGGCACCTCGTTCTCGATCGGCATCGCGGTGTATCCGAACGACGGCCGCGACCCTGAAAGCCTGATGAAGAACGCCGATACGGCGATGTATCACGCCAAGGAAAGCGGGCGGAACACCTTCCGCTTCTTTACCGAGGCGATGAACGCCAACGCGCTGGAACGGCTGCAGCTCGAAAACGCGCTGCGCCAGGCGGTGGAACGCAACGAACTCACGCTGTACTACCAGCCGCAGGTGTCGCTGAAGGACGGCATGGTGGTCGGCGCCGAGGCGCTGCTGCGCTGGCAGCACCCGCAGCGCGGCTTCATCTCGCCCGCCCGCTTCATCCCGATCGCCGAAGAATCAGGTCTGATCGTACCGATCGGCCGCTGGGTGCTGCGCGAAGCCTGCCGGCAGGCGCGCGCTTGGGAGAAACAGGGCCTGCCGCCAATCATGATGGCGGTGAACATGTCGGCCCTGCAGTTCCGCCGCGACAACGTCGTCGCGATGGTGCGCGAGGTACTTGAAGAGACCGGTCACGAGCCGGACCGCGTCGAACTCGAACTCACCGAATCGCTGCTGATGGAAAACGCTGGCGAGGTGCTCTCGACGATCCAGCAACTGAAGGGGCTCGGCGTTCGCTTGTCGATCGACGACTTCGGCACCGGTTATTCAAGTCTCTCCTACCTCAAGCGCTTTGCGGTGGATCGCTTGAAGATCGACCAGAGCTTCGTGCGCGACGTGCCGATTGACTCGGACGATGCGGCGATCGTGCGCGCGATCATCCAGCTGGGCGAAGCGCTCAAGCTCGACGTGATTGCCGAAGGGGCCGAAACGATCGCGCAGGTTGAATTCCTGCGCCGCGAGGGCTGCTCGGAAGCGCAGGGTTACTACTGGTGCCCGCCGGTACCGCCGGGCGTGTTCCAGAGCATGCTGCATCGGGGCATCATCACGCCCGAGGCCGATCGCGCGATGCTCAGCATCGGCTAA
- a CDS encoding ComF family protein, whose amino-acid sequence MSQPPRFDATRAVFRYAFPVSELVQAYKFQARFGVGRYFAEQLVAAAHGLQIDAVLPAPLHPHRLATRGFNQSVLLAEPVAKALGVPHLRDAVRKVRRVAPQAGLTLDERRRNLRGAFAVQRRFDGMRVLVIDDVMTSGTTLDELAGALKEAGAARVEGLVVARTPAGPA is encoded by the coding sequence TTGAGCCAGCCTCCGCGCTTTGACGCAACGCGGGCGGTGTTTCGCTACGCGTTTCCGGTCAGCGAGCTGGTGCAGGCCTACAAGTTCCAGGCGCGTTTTGGCGTCGGGCGCTATTTCGCCGAGCAGCTGGTGGCGGCTGCACACGGGTTGCAGATCGATGCGGTGCTGCCGGCGCCACTGCACCCGCATCGCCTGGCGACACGGGGCTTCAATCAGTCCGTGCTGCTCGCGGAGCCGGTTGCCAAGGCGCTCGGTGTGCCGCATCTGCGCGATGCCGTTCGCAAGGTCCGGCGTGTCGCGCCGCAGGCGGGGCTCACGCTGGACGAGCGGCGGCGCAACCTGCGCGGTGCATTTGCCGTGCAGCGCCGGTTTGACGGCATGCGCGTGCTGGTGATCGACGATGTGATGACGAGCGGAACGACCCTCGATGAACTGGCCGGCGCACTCAAGGAGGCTGGCGCCGCGCGGGTCGAGGGCCTGGTGGTCGCCCGAACCCCGGCGGGCCCGGCTTAG